AGCTCTGCGGCAGCGTTCCTGTGGTGACGAACATCCGCGAGCAGCCGGTTCCGGTCTGGCTCGACTATGACAAACTGACGCGGGATATTCTCTCGTTTTTGTGGGACAGGGGGCACCGGCGGATCGGCTACATCACTTCTCCGGTCCGGATGTACGACCGGGCGGATACGACGGTCGGCGTCATGAAGACGTTTTTCGGCGAACGCGGCGCGGAGTTCGGGCCGGGCTGGGTTTTCGAGGGAGAGGACTCCATTGAAAGCGGCATTTCCGGCGCGGAGCGGATTATGAAGGACGGCGGAGTCACCGCCATCTTCACAGGGAACGACCAGATGGCGTTCGGCGTCTACCGCTGGGCTTACCGGAACGGCGTGAAGATTCCGGACGAACTCTCCGTGGTCGGCTTCGACGATG
This portion of the Victivallis lenta genome encodes:
- a CDS encoding LacI family DNA-binding transcriptional regulator, which encodes LCGSVPVVTNIREQPVPVWLDYDKLTRDILSFLWDRGHRRIGYITSPVRMYDRADTTVGVMKTFFGERGAEFGPGWVFEGEDSIESGISGAERIMKDGGVTAIFTGNDQMAFGVYRWAYRNGVKIPDELSVVGFDDVPQAATIIPPLTTVRFPVEEIVRHTVELLVTKLNRRPLTPGRMTPEMPLVIRDSVADRTQEAYNAQYVKLHGTAIEYSSCLSAMHCIAA